TGCCGTACAAAAGACCAAGAACGGACGACGTGCGCGAGTTCCAGCGGTTGCTGCGCGACGCGGGTATCAACGCGCACATCCGCGCGAGTCGCGGACGCGATATTGCTGCTGCGTGTGGTCAGTTGCGCCACGAATCGAGCAAGCACACCGGCGTGTGAGAGCGTGTGATACAGAGTGGAGACGTGCATGAACGTGCTCACGATGATGCAGGACAACATTACCACAGAAGCGCCGGGGTTCAGGAGTTTCACACTTCAGCATGCGATCGTTGCGGGGATCGCGGTCGGGCTTATTCTTGCATCGTGCGCGATTGGTCGGAGGTTGCGCACGGGCAAGCGCGAGCCGAGATTCAGACTCGTGTGGGGCTGGTCGATCGTGATCTCGCAGGTCTACGTCCTCATCTGGTGGATATTCATCAACAAACCGTTCGAGCCGGACAAGAGTCTGCCTCTGCATCTGTGCGATGTCGCGGTCTGGGTTGCTGCATACGCGATGATCACGCAGAAGCGATGGTCGCGCACGCTGCTGTACTTCTGGGGTGTTGGGCTCTCGACGCAGGGGTTCATCTCGCCAACGCTGCAGGAAGGCCCCGCAACGGCGGAGTACTACCTGTTCTGGATTGGGCATCTGCAGATCGTGGGGTCGGCGGTGTACGACATCGTTGCGGGTGGGTACAGACCGAAGTTTCCTGATTTTCTCACGGCATCAGTCCTCACGCTGTGTTACGCAGCGTTCATCATGCCGATCAACATCTACTTTGGGTATAACTACGGGTACATCGGGAATCGATTGCCCGAATCGAACACAATCCTCAACGCGCTTCCGCCGTGGCCGATGCGCGTCCTGGTGATGTGGATGATTGTTGAAGTTGTGTTCGTGGTGCTGTGGCTGTTCTGGCCTGCGGTCGGGGCGATCGCAGAGGGGAAAGCGAGTGACGCGCCCGCAGATCAGCAGTCATGATTTGTGATGCAAGAGGGTTGCTAATCATCCTCAGGCAGGATTTCCTTCAATATCTCACTGCCAGTCTCGTCCGACAGTTGTTCCGCCAGCGCGCTTTGCACGGATTCATCCTTGAACTGTAATAGTGCAATAGCTGCTGCACTGCGTTCGTCAAACGTGCCGGTACCAGCGATCTTGAGCAATGGCTGCAGCAATCTTTGATCCTGATATCCTGCAGCAATCACTGCTGACCAGTATCTCACTGATTCAAGCTCGCTTTGTAGCCCTCGCAACAGTGCCGGAACCACAATGTCTGGAGCATAGTAAGCGAGTGTGTTTTCTACCAGTTGATAGACACCGTGGCCGTCACCATCGCCGAATGATCCGATGAATAAATCGACGCAGCGATCATCATAGTTGTGGCAAAAGTACTTTCTTATCTCGTCATAACTGTCCAGTTCGCTTTGTTGCACAGTGTTTGTTGGCGGCATTGGCTGGTTTTTTCTGAGAAAATCCAACGCTGATTCAGTGTCCATGATGACTCCGGGACATTAAGCTTCGCGACAGATGTACACAGTTATTATTGTGGTGATCCCGTGTCTTGCGTTAACTGGGACGTTGCATGGCAAGTATACTGGCCTTGTATGGATGGATTCGGTGGGCAAAATGAAAAACCGCTCTATGGCTATCCATAGAGCGGCGCAGTAAATCTGAAGAGCCTGATATTATGCAGAGCCAGCAAGCACTTCGGTCTGGATGCTTGCGGGCATCGCGCGATACTCCAGAAACTCCATCGTGCTTGATGCGCGGCCCTGGCTCAGACCGCGGAGCACAGTGGTGTACCCGAACATCTCAGACAGCGGTACCTCGCAGTAGATCGCCTTGATGTTGTCGCGATCCTCCGTCTCGACAACCATGCCGCGGCGCGAGTTGATGTCGCCGGTCACGTTGCCGAGGTACTCCTCGGGTGTGAGGATGACGACCTTCATGATCGGCTCGAGCAGTGTGAACCCGGCCTTGTCGACTGCGTCCTTCACAGCAGTACGTGCTGCAAGCTCGTAGGCGATCTGCGATGAATCGACCGCGTGGGTCGAGCCGTCGACCAGTGTGACCTTCACGTTGATCATGGGATAGCCAGCCTTGACACCGGACTTGAATGTCTGGCGTGAGCCTACCTCGACCGATGGGATGTACTCCTTCGGGATTGAGCCGCCAACGATCTTGTTCTCGAACGCGATGTTGTCTGAGAAGTCCAGACCCTCAAGCTCCGCCTCCTCCTTGGTGAAGGGTTCGAGGTGGATGGTGCAGTCACCAAACTGACCGCGACCACCGGACTGCTTCTTGTGCACGCCGCGAACAAACTCGACGCGCCGCGTGATTGCCTCACGGTATGACACGCGTGGTTTGCCGACATCGACACCGATTTTCATGTCGCGAACGAGCTTGTTCTTGATGATCTCAAGGTGCAGTTCACCCATACCAGCGATGATGGTCTGCCCGGTTTCCTCGTCGAAGTGTGACTGGAACGATGGGTCCTCGCGCCGGATGGTTGCGAGTGCTTCAGACAGCTTGCGCTTGTCGTCGTTGGTGCGCGGCTCGATCGCCATGGAGATAACGGGTTCTGGGAACTCCATGCGTTCGAGGATGATCGGGTCTTCGATGTCACAGAGTGTATCGCCGGTGATGGAGTCCTTGATGCCAACAACCGCGACGATGTTGCCAGCTCCGACGGCTTCGAGCGGCTGACGGTCCTTTGCGTGCATCTCGAAGATGCGGGACACGTTCTCTCGCTTGTTGTTGCCGGGGTTGAGCACGCGCGAACCCTTCTCCAGTGTGCCGGAGTAGACTCGCAGATATGTCAGGTCGCCGTGCGCGTCAGAGACAACCTTGAACACCAGCGCGGAGAACGGTGCCTTGGAGTCGTGCGGACGCGACATCTCCACTTCCTTGTCGCGTGGGTGTGTGCCCTGCACGTCAGGGACCTCGTCAGGTGCGGGCAGATACATGCACACAGCATCGATCAGACGCTGCACACCGATGTTGCGAAGAGCTGCACCGCAGAGTGTCGGATAGCACTTGCGCTCAATGGTGCCCTTGCGAAGAGCAGCACGGATCTGGTCTTCTGTGATCGAGTTCTCATCGGTGAGGTACTGGTCCATCAGCGTGTCGTCGAGTTCTGCAACAGCCTCGACCATCTTGTGACGCCACTCCTTTGCGTTGTCCATCATGTGGTCGGGGATGTCCTTCTCGGTGACAACCGCGCCCTTCTCGTCCGCGTCGTAGTAGAACGCTCGCATGGTGACGAGATCGATGATGCCCTCAAGCTCGTGCCCGCGGCCGATCGGGATCTGGATAGCAATCGCGTTCGCGCCAAGACGCTTTCCGATGGACTTGAAGGAGAACTCAAAGTCAGCGCCGAGCTTGTCCATCTTGTTGATAAAGCACATGCGCGGGACGCGATACCGGTTTGCCTGACGCCAGACAGTCTCGGACTGTGCCTCGACACCCTCCTTACCGTCAAATACAGCGACCGCACCGTCGAGCACGCGCAGTGAGCGTTCCACCTCGATGGTAAAGTCGACGTGGCCCGGCGTGTCGATCAGGTTGATCTTGAAGTCCTGGCCCTTGAATGTCCACGGACAGGTTGTTGCAGCGGACTGGATGGTGATGCCACGCTCCTGCTCTTCCTGCAGGAAGTCCATGGTGGCGGTGCCCTCATGCACCTCACCCATCTTGTAGTTCTTGCCTGTGTAGTACAGAATGCGTTCGGTGACGGTGGTCTTGCCTGCGTCGATGTGTGCGCAGATACCAATGTTGCGGGTATGTTTCAGCTCGCCTGTCATTGCCTTCAAATCCTCACATGCTGGAGAGTGCCAGCTTCACCGTCGCCGAAAACCAAACTGTTTTCATCATGCACAGCCGATTCGGCTGTGACTTCTCCGGGCACGCGCCCGGTGGTTGGATACAGATCCTGTATGGGACGTTACCGGCCCATACCTGTGCCATTGGAATGTGCAGCAGGGATGGAATGATCAGCATGGAATCGATGCAAACGGGGCGACCGAAGCTCGGTCATGCTGAGGAACGAACACACAAAACTCGTGAAAAATCAAGGAGTTATGCCGATCGGGATGTCTCTGCAAACGCTGGCAGAACTCGGCCAGCCTCGGCAGTGGATATATCGTGCCGGAAGTCTAGAACACGGTCGGATTTTATCAAGGCCCGGAAACAGACCCAATTGTGGGCAATCCGTGCGTCTTCATCGAGTCTGCACAGTCAGTTCCCTGACTTCAGTCTGGACAGCAGGGTTTCAACACGCAATCGCTCGGTTTCTGACAACTGCCGGAGCGGATCAAGGCGCATGCGTTTGTTGAGTTCCAGTAACTGCTCACATTGATCGATCAGCACCGTTCTTGCATCCGGGAGTGTGTCCAGTTGTGCATAGAGAACCTCGATAACCCGCTGCCGGGTCTCAATCGAGCGGGGGTCTTTCGATGTTGCACGCATCCACTCAGCAACAGGATCACGTCCAGCAATGGCATCGCTTGCGAGGAAGGGGTCAGATACCACCATTGCGAGCAGTCGTTGTGCATCGGCGTCGTCGGTTGTCGGCATCGTGGCTGCTTGAACAGCACGTTCGCCAATGAGGTTGATCAGTTCCGGCTGAAGTGTCCTCGCAACTGGCAACGCACCCATCGCCCTGGCGGTGGTAATAAGATTCTCAATCTGGATCCGTCTCGTGGGCATGTGGTGTGGTGCGAGAGCGACAGCGCGGTCAATGGATGCATCTGTGTTCAGCCCCTGGACAGCTCGATACGCAGCCAACCACGCATCAGGGTCCATCTGGAACTCTGGCATCACTTCAAAGCCTTCCGAGAGTGTGAGACCAAACAGTTGCGCGGTCGAGTTCACAGCGTCGAATGCCTCACGCCGAGTGCCTGCTTCCTGCATCGCTGAACGCATCTCAGAGATCGGGAGCAATGACTCCGCTGCACGTGTGAGCGCAGTTTCCCATCGATACGAACGCACGCCGCACCAGAGACAAACAGTCAAAGCAGCAGTTGACACGAGTAGCAGAGAAACCCGATTGAGGCTTTGTACTGGAACATCCTCCGTTGCTCGTTCAGAATAACGACCAGCGCCGAGTCCCAGCATGATACAGAAGACCGGGGTAGCTGAGGTAATGACAGGCGTCATTTCGATCTGGGCGTGGACAATAAGCACAAGCGCGCCAGCAGCGACTGATCTGCCCATCGCTGTTGGAGATCGCATCAAGAGTGTAGTGCCTGCCCAGCCAATTCCTGTTGCGAGCACGGTTGCGACAACGACAAATGCGCCTCCAAAGAGCAGCGATTGATCCGGTGAAACGTTGTGCAGTTTTTCGAATGCATCCGCCACGACGATTGGTATGGAGGCAGCTGGTTGTGCAATGATCGATGCGACGCATGCGCCTCCGAGCATAGCGAGCAGGCTGTACACAATGGGCTTTGCTGGGAGTTCCGGTTGTGGTGAATCGCTCTGTGCGTATTCTAGCACAGCATTGCGACCTGTAAGGATTGCTGCAATGCCGAAGACAACGCACAACGCAGCGCCCGCGATACCGAGTGTTGCGATGAGGTCGAACAGCACACTGTGCGGACTGACGACTTGTTCGGGACTCATGGGGTGCCCAAGCAGTGTGTACGCCTGCTTGAATCCGTCCGGCCCCGTGCCAAAAGGAAGATGTGTGCCTGCAATGCGTGTTGCTGAACTGACATAGAACCATCGGAAGAGGATGGACAGTTCGCCGATGCTCGTACCAATGATCCCGCGCGCAAGAATGCCCAGCAGTGGAAGCGTGATTGCAGCACCACCGAGCAGCATGGGAAGCCTGCGTTTGAATGAGCTTGTTTCCACCAGTCTGTTGCGAAGTTTGGTTGTGAACGCAAGCAGCACAGTTGCGAGTACGAG
Above is a genomic segment from Phycisphaeraceae bacterium containing:
- a CDS encoding TIGR02206 family membrane protein gives rise to the protein MNVLTMMQDNITTEAPGFRSFTLQHAIVAGIAVGLILASCAIGRRLRTGKREPRFRLVWGWSIVISQVYVLIWWIFINKPFEPDKSLPLHLCDVAVWVAAYAMITQKRWSRTLLYFWGVGLSTQGFISPTLQEGPATAEYYLFWIGHLQIVGSAVYDIVAGGYRPKFPDFLTASVLTLCYAAFIMPINIYFGYNYGYIGNRLPESNTILNALPPWPMRVLVMWMIVEVVFVVLWLFWPAVGAIAEGKASDAPADQQS
- a CDS encoding HEAT repeat domain-containing protein; translated protein: MDTESALDFLRKNQPMPPTNTVQQSELDSYDEIRKYFCHNYDDRCVDLFIGSFGDGDGHGVYQLVENTLAYYAPDIVVPALLRGLQSELESVRYWSAVIAAGYQDQRLLQPLLKIAGTGTFDERSAAAIALLQFKDESVQSALAEQLSDETGSEILKEILPEDD
- the fusA gene encoding elongation factor G → MTGELKHTRNIGICAHIDAGKTTVTERILYYTGKNYKMGEVHEGTATMDFLQEEQERGITIQSAATTCPWTFKGQDFKINLIDTPGHVDFTIEVERSLRVLDGAVAVFDGKEGVEAQSETVWRQANRYRVPRMCFINKMDKLGADFEFSFKSIGKRLGANAIAIQIPIGRGHELEGIIDLVTMRAFYYDADEKGAVVTEKDIPDHMMDNAKEWRHKMVEAVAELDDTLMDQYLTDENSITEDQIRAALRKGTIERKCYPTLCGAALRNIGVQRLIDAVCMYLPAPDEVPDVQGTHPRDKEVEMSRPHDSKAPFSALVFKVVSDAHGDLTYLRVYSGTLEKGSRVLNPGNNKRENVSRIFEMHAKDRQPLEAVGAGNIVAVVGIKDSITGDTLCDIEDPIILERMEFPEPVISMAIEPRTNDDKRKLSEALATIRREDPSFQSHFDEETGQTIIAGMGELHLEIIKNKLVRDMKIGVDVGKPRVSYREAITRRVEFVRGVHKKQSGGRGQFGDCTIHLEPFTKEEAELEGLDFSDNIAFENKIVGGSIPKEYIPSVEVGSRQTFKSGVKAGYPMINVKVTLVDGSTHAVDSSQIAYELAARTAVKDAVDKAGFTLLEPIMKVVILTPEEYLGNVTGDINSRRGMVVETEDRDNIKAIYCEVPLSEMFGYTTVLRGLSQGRASSTMEFLEYRAMPASIQTEVLAGSA
- a CDS encoding O-antigen ligase family protein; translation: MSQEQVTETPSTRPTLSGLCFLVSVVASLVLMMSVVEPLPFWDTDPSSLPFSTNTGALALGGLNASFSGIGPAMCVVLCSIAVAGAIPRIVRTLSKPTRWQTASQLCLFAGILVIGYHALFRVGFDPDAARLGCAWIAGIVCGFAAWKVRGITRAIAVALVLGSIAFLTIHGLVQVLLSHPATIKDFEATRNQFFAAKGWAPDSSMAQIYERRLNQNEMSGWFGLSNVYATFAASMAMCFGALMVFRGKLAFREHTGQSIWVVLGLGLSLVALIGSHSKGGIGALVLATVLLAFTTKLRNRLVETSSFKRRLPMLLGGAAITLPLLGILARGIIGTSIGELSILFRWFYVSSATRIAGTHLPFGTGPDGFKQAYTLLGHPMSPEQVVSPHSVLFDLIATLGIAGAALCVVFGIAAILTGRNAVLEYAQSDSPQPELPAKPIVYSLLAMLGGACVASIIAQPAASIPIVVADAFEKLHNVSPDQSLLFGGAFVVVATVLATGIGWAGTTLLMRSPTAMGRSVAAGALVLIVHAQIEMTPVITSATPVFCIMLGLGAGRYSERATEDVPVQSLNRVSLLLVSTAALTVCLWCGVRSYRWETALTRAAESLLPISEMRSAMQEAGTRREAFDAVNSTAQLFGLTLSEGFEVMPEFQMDPDAWLAAYRAVQGLNTDASIDRAVALAPHHMPTRRIQIENLITTARAMGALPVARTLQPELINLIGERAVQAATMPTTDDADAQRLLAMVVSDPFLASDAIAGRDPVAEWMRATSKDPRSIETRQRVIEVLYAQLDTLPDARTVLIDQCEQLLELNKRMRLDPLRQLSETERLRVETLLSRLKSGN